A single genomic interval of Lathyrus oleraceus cultivar Zhongwan6 chromosome 7, CAAS_Psat_ZW6_1.0, whole genome shotgun sequence harbors:
- the LOC127101902 gene encoding uncharacterized protein LOC127101902: MDDVVEMSLICENCSLSVNGRIFQIDLICLPLNKVDVVLGMDSLSANSVFIGCEEKLIIIPPSEATPKDILTTILEGTVGMVNFLFEKEKSVLLVLTKESSDNLSVTQIPIVCEFPKVFPEDVTSFPPEREVELSIDLIPGTAPISVSPYRMELLELGELKEQLEELLTKHFI; encoded by the coding sequence ATGGATGATGTGGTTGAGATGTcgttgatttgtgaaaattgttcgCTCTCGGTGAATGGTAGAATTTTCCAGATTGATCTGATTTGTTTACCACTTAATAAGGTTGATGTGGTTTTGGGGATGGATTCGCTTTCCGCCAATTCGGTGTTTATTGGATGTGAAGAGAAGTTGATTATCATCCCACCTAGTGAAGCTACTCCAAAGGATATATTAACTACTATCTTGGAAGGTACGGTTGGCATGGTTAATTTCTTATTTGAGAAGGAAAAGTCAGTTCTCTTGGTTCTCACCAAGGAATCTAGCGACAATCTGAGTGTTACACAAATTCCTATCGTTTGTGAATTTCCGAAAGTTTTCCCTGAGGATGTCACTTCTTTTCCTCCTGAAAGGGAAGTGGAATTATCTATTGATCTGATACCTGGGACGGCTCCAATATCCGTTTCTCCGTATCGTATGGAACTGCTCGAGTTGGGAGAGTTGAAGGAGCAATTGGAAGAGTTGTTAACCAAGCATTTCATCTGA